The following proteins are encoded in a genomic region of Sebastes fasciatus isolate fSebFas1 chromosome 12, fSebFas1.pri, whole genome shotgun sequence:
- the gpn2 gene encoding GPN-loop GTPase 2 yields MSSQTGVTPSLRFGQVVIGPPGSGKTTYCRGMQEFLSRLGRKVVVVNMDPANEGLPYPCAVDVSELVTLDDVMEELKLGPNGGLLYCMEYIEANLDWLEKKLEKHSDCYFLFDCPGQVELYTHQSSVKNIFSQLGKWNFRLTAVHLVDSHFCADPAKFISVLCTSLSTMLHVELPHVNILSKIDLIEQYGKLAFNLDFYTEVMDLTYLLDHLAADPFFKKFHRLNEKLAEVIQDYSLVSFVPLNVQDKESMIQVLRTVDKANGYCFGDLEERNLQAMMSAAVGADFQFDSTLGVQERYVEAGGKTVEEEMMDL; encoded by the exons ATGTCCAGCCAGACAGGTGTGACGCCCTCCCTGCGCTTCGGCCAGGTGGTCATTGGACCTCCTGGCTCTGGGAAGACCACCTACTGTCGGGGCATGCAGGAGTTCCTCTCTCGCCTGGGACGCAAGGTGGTTGTGGTGAACATGGACCCTGCCAACGAAGGACTACCGTATCCCTGTGCTGTAGATGTCTCAGAGCTGGTCACTCTGGACGATGTCATGGAGGAGCTGAAGCTGGGGCCCAACGGTGGGCTCCTCTACTGCATGGAGTATATTGAAGCCAATCTGGACTGGTTAGAGAAGAAGCTGGAAAAGCACAGTGACTGTTACTTCTTGTTTGACTGTCCTGGACAGGTGGAGCTCTACACCCACCAGAGTTCAGTAAAGAATATATTCTCACAGCTGGGCAAGTGGAATTTCAGG CTGACAGCAGTGCACCTTGTGGACTCTCACTTCTGTGCTGACCCAGCCAAGTTCATCTCTGTGCTGTGTACCTCCCTGTCCACCATGCTGCACGTGGAGCTTCCCCATGTCAACATCCTCTCCAAGATTGACTTGATTGAGCAGTATGGCAAACTGG CCTTCAACCTTGACTTCTACACAGAGGTCATGGACCTGACCTATCTTCTCGATCACCTGGCTGCCGACCCCTTCTTTAAAAAATTCCACCGTCTAAATGAAAAATTGGCAGAGGTCATACAAGATTACAGCCTCGTCTCCTTTGTGCCTCTCAATGTACAG GACAAAGAGAGCATGATTCAGGTCTTACGAACAGTGGACAAAGCCAATGGCTACTGCTTTGGAGACCTGGAGGAGAGGAATCTGCAGGCCATGATGTCAGCTGCTGTGGGGGCAGACTTCCAGTTCGACTC TACTCTTGGAGTGCAGGAACGGTACGTTGAAGCCGGTGGAAAGActgtggaggaggagatgatggatCTGTAA